A single Anopheles arabiensis isolate DONGOLA chromosome 2, AaraD3, whole genome shotgun sequence DNA region contains:
- the LOC120894810 gene encoding endothelial lipase-like, with protein sequence MVKLVAFLAVLLCGNLAAATSADLISVLEQLAEGPLARLLDLNIDPPPRTAGFSTLLPQKSIRLTCTKTREPRFQEILVGDVNLQSKLNFSLPLTIAIHGWQERNLSTYSALTMPYLRFANNTNYCLLDWRAYSEFGYQIAARQSVPLVAQYLFGFLQNLSLLYFPLERVTLIGFSMGGQIAGLTGKLLPNRIGTIYALDPAGPLFSHPVDIGPKRRLDASDAQYVQVIYTSRYTAGFGKVLDGAQNFLPNKGYHPQQPCNAKGDGLSELAGALQCSHRYAVSLFVSSLDPNNPIIGKKCPTIFGARVCLMPTKDRLGIYAQRIRGDFYL encoded by the exons ATGGTTAAGCTCGTTGCGTTTCTcgctgtgctgctgtgcgGCAACCTGGCTGCTGCCACGAGCGCAGATCTTATATCCGTTCTGGAGCAGCTGGCGGAAGGTCCGCTGGCACGGCTGCTGGATTTGAACATCGACCCACCGCCCCGAACCGCCGGCTTCTCTACGCTGCTGCCCCAGAAAAGCATCCGATTGACCTGCACCAAGACGAGGGAGCCCCGCTTCCAGGAAATATTGGTCGGCGATGTGAACCTGCAGAGCAAGCTGAACTTTTCGCTGCCGCTGACGATCGCCATCCATGGCTGGCAGGAGAGGAACCTCAGCACGTACAGCGCGCTGACGATGCCGTATCTGCGCTTCGCCAACAACACCAACTACTGCCTGCTGGACTGGAGAGCGTACTCCGAGTTTGGGTATCAGATCGCGGCCCGCCAGAGCGTACCGCTGGTGGCGCAGTATTTGTTCGGATTTTTGCAGAACCTCAGCCTGCTGTACTTCCCGCTCGAGCGTGTGACCCTGATTGGGTTCAGCATGGGTGGACAAATTGCCGGACTGACGGGTAAGCTGCTGCCGAACCGGATCGGTACGATCTATGCGCTCGATCCGGCCGGTCCGCTCTTCTCGCACCCGGTCGACATTGGGCCTAAGCGCCGGCTGGATGCGTCGGACGCACAGTACGTGCAGGTGATCTACACCTCCCGCTACACGGCTGGCTTCGGAAAGGTGCTTGACGGTGCGCAGAACTTCCTGCCCAACAAGGGCTACCATCCGCAGCAGCCCTGCAACGCAAAGGGTGATGGTTTGAGCGAACTAGCCGGGGCGCTGCAGTGCAGTCACAGGTACGCGGTGAGTCTGTTCGTGAGCAGCCTCGACCCAAACAACCCCATCATCGGCAAGAAGTGTCCGACGATCTTCGGGGCACGCGTGTGCCTAATGCCCACGAAGGATCGCCTCGGTATATATGCGCAAAG AATTCGTGGCGACTTTTACTTGTAA